The DNA segment TGTCACGGGGTATGTCATGGGGGGGTATGTTATCGGCCATGTTATGGGGGGTTTTATGGGCGACACCCTATCCTTCCTTTGCTGAGAGCATGCAAGAGACGACACGCGCCAATGGTTGTGTGCAAAATGATAGGCGGGGCTTCGAATGTTTTTACCATGTGGGGGATGACATACCCCAGACCATGAAAGAGGCGGAAGAAGCCTCCATGGCCTGTTTTCGAACCCTCACGGAATCTTGTAACAACGAGCGCGGCGGGACGTCATGTCGTTGGGCGGCGCGCTTCACATGTCGCTCCATTCTCGATAGAGCACGCTCAAGCCTCATGGATGATGGGGAGACGCCCTGAACGCCGCGGCAGCCGCCTCGACAAAAGCCTCGCTCAAGGTGGGATGTGCCTGACATTGCGTCATGATGTCCTCGCATGACGCCGAAAAACGCAAAGCTTGTGTCGCCTCAGCAATCATATCCCCCGCCTGTGTCCCCACAATATGCACCCCACATACCCTATCATCGTCATACGCCAAGACTTTGACAAAGCCATCCATCGCCCCCATCGCCCCTATCGTATGTGCCCGTCCATTGGCGCGAAAAAAACAGACACCCTTCTTATAGGCACAACGGCTGTCGCCCAGAGCATCTTCCGATAAACCCACAGACGCCGCCTCAGGGTCCGTATAGATGACAGCAGGGATATGCTCTTCTTGCAACCTGTCAGACACAACGCCACAGAGCGACTCGATAGCCCTCACGCCTTCGCCAGATGCTTTATGGGCTAACATCTTTCCCCCTATGCAATCACCTATGGCGCAAACGCCATCCACATTGGTGCGAAACCCATCATCCACAATGATGAACCCTCTCTCGTCATAGGCAACACCCATCGCCCGCAACCCCATATCAGTCTCGTGCGCCATACGCCCCACAGCCACCAACACATGGGACGCGCGCAATGTCTCTTGGCGCTTATCGTCATGCCCTAGCGTGAGATGATAGACTCCCTTATCCACATGACAAGACTCGACGCGCACGCCCATATGCCAAGAAAAGCCTTGCTTTGTCAACGCGCGATGCATGGCCTGGCGGATGTCTTTATCCATACCCGCCAAAATATGCTTCTGCGCCTCAACGACAGAGACGCGCGCCCCTAAACGACGCCACACAGAGCCTAACTCTAAGCCGATATACCCGCCCCCTATCACCAGCAAATGCTCTGGTACAGCGTCCAGAGAAAGACATGACGTGGAGTCCATGACACCAGACGGCAGAACATCGAGACGGGATGGCATACTCCCTATGGCAATAAGAAGAGTCCTCACATGGTAGAGCGTCCCCTTGTCGTCTCTCGACTCCTTTTTATGGACAGAGACGCAAAATCCCTCCTTATCTCGCCCCGTCACATAGGCATGCCCCGCCACAGAGAGCGCATGCGCGCCTTTTAAGAGAGAGTCAGCGCCACGCGCCAAACCAGCGATAACAGCGCGCTTTTTCGCCATGAGCGTCTTGACGTCCATCGTTAAGCGACTGCCTCCGCCTATCCCCCAATGGGTCAAATCATCGCATGCATGGCGATAAAGGTGAGTCCCATGGAGCAAGACTTTAGACGGAATACATCCCTCATGAAGACAGACACCACCCCCCGCCCCGCGCCTATCCACACAGAGAACAGACAAGCCCCGACGGCGCGCCTCCGCCACCGCCGCCAAACCTCCGGGGCCCGTCCCTATGACGCCAAGATCATACAGCATGCCGTCATACGCCTAAAAGCATGCGGTCTGGAGACTCAATGGCATGCTTCACATGCGCAAGAAAGGTGACAGCCTCGCGCCCATCGATCAAACGATGGTCATACGTCAACGCTACATACATCATAGGACGCACAACGATGTCGCCATCCACCACAACGGGACGCTCCTTAATGGCATGCAAGCCTAAAATGGCGGACTGGGGAGGATTGACAATAGGCGTCGATAACAGAGAGCCAAAAACACCGCCATTGGTGATGGTGAATGTCCCACCAGATAAAGACGCCATGTCCAAACGCCGCGTTTTCGCACGCGCCACATAGTCAGCAACAGAACGCTCAATATGGGCAAAATCCATGCGGTCGGCATAGCGTAACACAGGAACAATCAACCCCTGAGGCGACGCTACAGCAATGCCAATATGGGCATGGCGCGGTTGAACTTTCTCCTCACCATCTATCCACGCATGGATGATGGGGTTGTACGCCAATGCTGACACAACGGCTTTGACAAAAAAACTACTGAAACCCAATTTGATGCCATAACGCTCTTGAAACATAGACTGATAGGCTTGGCGCAAGGCGATGACGCGACTCATGTCGATCTCGTTGAATGTCGTCAAGAGCGCTGCCTCTCGTTGCGCTGTCTTTAAATTCATCGCCACCAAACGCCGCAAAGACGATAACGGCGTGCGCTCCATCTCGTCATCCCCGTCCGCCATAGGCGACGCTGGCGACGCTGAAGGGAGACGCGCCGACAACACATCCTGTTTCGTGACCTGTCCGCCACGCCCCGTCCCCGTCACATGCGCCATAGACGCGCCTTGACCCTCTTGTGCCATATGGCGTTGCGCTGACGGCAGAGGCGGACGCACACCCTGAACAGGGACATGTGGGACAGGAGGTGAGGAGGGGGGCGGGGAAGGTGGCGGCGGGGATTGTGGCGGCGCATGCGCCTTTGCGTCTTGCTGTGTATCGGCAACGGGCTTCTCCCCACCGCCACGCCCTATCGTCTTGAGGACATCCCGCTGTGATGTCTTTGCCTTGCCAGAGCCACGGAGCGTGCCTTGAGCATCAATCTCGGCAAGAATGTCACCTTCCTTCACCTTGTCGCCTACACGCACGTGGGTTTTCTGTAAGACACCCGCCGATGGCGCATAAATCTCTAGAGTCACCTTCTCTGTCTCGAGCAATAACAAGAGGTCATCCTGTTCTAACGTCTCCCCCTCTTTTTTTTGCCATTCTAAGACATCGGCATCAGCAATGGACTCACCCAATGCTGGCACTTCTACGCGCACTGTCATGGTGATACACCCTCCATCATACGCTTCGCCGGCATAGGCGACGCGTTCGTTTTTCTCGTTCTGCCTTGCTTGTCGCCTTGCGCCTCACATGACACTGGTGAAGGCGCTGGTGAAGGCAATGTTTGCGCTGGCGTGTGTTCTGACACCCGCTCTGGTGGGGCGACTCTGTTGCGCTGTTCTTCCTGCTTCCCAAAAGGCCCATGAAACACCTGATGTAAGAGACTCTCCAATTCGCGTTTATGGCGAAACATCATGCCTGTCGCCGTCACGGCTGACCTCTTTCTTCCCACATAGAAGATATTGTCCGTTCCTGTTTTGTCCTTCATCTGTCGCACCCATGTGAGCTCTCGAAGACGGGGCGCGATGTAAGACCATGCGCCCATATTCTCTGGCTCCTCCTGACACCATATGAGAGGCACATGGGGATAGGCGCGTAAATACCCTTCGATGTCTAAGGCGGGAAAGGGATAGAGCTGCTCGACACGAAGCACCGCCACATCGTTGATTTTCTGCGTGTCGCGCCTCTCTATCACATCATAGTACACACGCCCCGAACATAAAACAATATGGCGCACAGAAGAAGGAGTCGTCAATGACAGCTCTGGTAAGACGCGCTTATACCCGTCCTTCGACTCAAAATCGGCAATGGACGATACACATGCCTTGTGCCGTAGAAGCGATTTCGGCGCCATGATGACCAAAGGACGGCGGAAGGGACGCCTCATCTGACGGCGCAAGAGATGGTAATAGTTTGCGGGAGTCGTGCAATTGGCAACAACCATATTCGTCTGAGCGCATGCCTGAAGGTAACGTTCGAGACGCGCCGACGAGTGGTCTGGACCTTGTCCTTCATAGCCATGAGGAAGCAACAGCACCAAGCCCGACATACGTAGCCATTTTTGCTCTGATGCCGTGATGAATTGGTCGAGCATGACTTGCGCACCATTAGCAAAATCGCCAAATTGCGCCTCCCATATCACCAACGTGTGCGGCTCTGCCAAACTATAGCCATATTCGAATCCTAAAACGCCAGCCTCAGATAAAGGGGAATTGAGAATCTCACAAGGCGTATCACGAGCGCCCACATGCGCAAGCGCCATATAAGAACGCCCATCCTTCTGGTCTATCAACACAGCATGGCGCTGACCGAACGTGCCACGAGCGCTATCCTGACCGCTCAAACGTAAACCCGTCCCCTGCTTCAATAAAGACGCAAACGCCAATAACTCACCTGTCGCCCAATCGATGCCCTTGCCAGAGGCAACAGCGCGCAGGCGCGACGATAACAACGTCTTCAACTTTGGGTGGATATGAAAATCACGAGGATAAGAACATAACGTCGCCGCCAACCCCTTGAGTTCCTTATGGGTGAGAGGCGCACCATCTTCATTAAAGAGCGCCTTCGATGGCGAACGCCCCTTCCAACGCCCCTCCATCCAATCGGGACGAGGCGCTTTCTTCGTCGCCGGCGATGATTGCGCTTCCTGCATGCGACGCCTCAGGGTGTCCTGAAGCGCCTTATCGTCATCAGCCGTGATGACACCCGATGACACCAATTCCTCCGCAAAAATGTCTCGAACCGTCTTATGGCGACGAATAGCCTGATACATAAGAGGTTGCGTAAAAGAAGGCTCATCCACCTCGCTATGGCCATGGCGGCGATAACAATACATATCGACAATGACATCGCGCTGAAAACGATAACGATAGTCTGAAGCAATCTTCATCGCCCTCACCACTTGCACCACATCATCGCCATTCACATGAATGATGGGAATGGCAATGGATTTGCCATGGTCGGAACAATAAGGCGATGAACGCGCATCCACAGGACTTGTCGTAAACCCTATCTGGTTATTGACAATGATATGCACCGTCCCACCCGTCCTATAGCCCTTGAGGTCAGAAAGGTCCAACGTCTCCGTGACAATGCCCTGTCCCGCAAAGGCCGCATCCCCATGCACCAACACCCCTAACACCAAAGAGCGGTCTAATGCGCCATCATCACGCTGATGATAACGCCATTGCTTCGCCCTCACCTTGCCTAAAACAACGGGATTGATGACTTCTAAATGGGAAGGATTCGCCGCCAAAGAGACATGAATCTCCTTGCCCGCAAAAACCCTGTCCGCTGACGCCCCCATGTGATATTTGACATCACCTTCGCCCTCAAGCCCCTCACCACTCTGTTCATTCACGGAAAAATGATAAAACATCGTCTCATAAGGCGTCTCCATAATATGGGATAAAACATTTAAACGCCCACGATGCGCCATCCCTAACACGACATCCTTCGTCCCAACATCACATGCCGATTTGAGTAAAAACTCTAACGCCACCAGCAAGGACTCCCCTCCCTCTAAACTGAAACGCTTCGTCCCCGTATAGGCGCGATGGAGAAAACGCTCGAACAACTCACCTTCATTGACCTTCTTGAGCGCTAACAGCGATTCCTCACGAGACAAGGAAAAATCCACCCCCTGCTCCATAGAGTCACGTAGCCAGAGACGCTGTTCCTTGTCATCCACATGAGCATATTCCACAGCGATATGGCCGCCATAAATGCGGCGCAAACAGGATACCAAGCGGTGAGGCGTCATCACATGGCAACCCAAAAAGCCACCCACATAGACATCCGTCTTATCATCATGCGCATCTAACCCGTAATGGGACGGGTCTAAATCATCAAGGTGGCGTCTCTCACGCCGTCCCAACGGGTCTAAATCGGCAAGATAATGCCCCCGCCCACGCATCGCCTGAATAAACAACACAGCCCCCATGCTCGCCCGCAACATCCTGTCGTCATAACGCCCGTCCTGTTGCCTTGTCTCTTGCGCGCCTTTATCCTGTGAGAGACGTCCATGGAGA comes from the Alphaproteobacteria bacterium GM7ARS4 genome and includes:
- a CDS encoding NAD(P)/FAD-dependent oxidoreductase, whose translation is MLYDLGVIGTGPGGLAAVAEARRRGLSVLCVDRRGAGGGVCLHEGCIPSKVLLHGTHLYRHACDDLTHWGIGGGSRLTMDVKTLMAKKRAVIAGLARGADSLLKGAHALSVAGHAYVTGRDKEGFCVSVHKKESRDDKGTLYHVRTLLIAIGSMPSRLDVLPSGVMDSTSCLSLDAVPEHLLVIGGGYIGLELGSVWRRLGARVSVVEAQKHILAGMDKDIRQAMHRALTKQGFSWHMGVRVESCHVDKGVYHLTLGHDDKRQETLRASHVLVAVGRMAHETDMGLRAMGVAYDERGFIIVDDGFRTNVDGVCAIGDCIGGKMLAHKASGEGVRAIESLCGVVSDRLQEEHIPAVIYTDPEAASVGLSEDALGDSRCAYKKGVCFFRANGRAHTIGAMGAMDGFVKVLAYDDDRVCGVHIVGTQAGDMIAEATQALRFSASCEDIMTQCQAHPTLSEAFVEAAAAAFRASPHHP
- the odhB gene encoding 2-oxoglutarate dehydrogenase complex dihydrolipoyllysine-residue succinyltransferase translates to MTVRVEVPALGESIADADVLEWQKKEGETLEQDDLLLLLETEKVTLEIYAPSAGVLQKTHVRVGDKVKEGDILAEIDAQGTLRGSGKAKTSQRDVLKTIGRGGGEKPVADTQQDAKAHAPPQSPPPPSPPPSSPPVPHVPVQGVRPPLPSAQRHMAQEGQGASMAHVTGTGRGGQVTKQDVLSARLPSASPASPMADGDDEMERTPLSSLRRLVAMNLKTAQREAALLTTFNEIDMSRVIALRQAYQSMFQERYGIKLGFSSFFVKAVVSALAYNPIIHAWIDGEEKVQPRHAHIGIAVASPQGLIVPVLRYADRMDFAHIERSVADYVARAKTRRLDMASLSGGTFTITNGGVFGSLLSTPIVNPPQSAILGLHAIKERPVVVDGDIVVRPMMYVALTYDHRLIDGREAVTFLAHVKHAIESPDRMLLGV
- a CDS encoding 2-oxoglutarate dehydrogenase E1 component; amino-acid sequence: MGKTSGRSMGGTRGASFDASSAGFLEAMGDAYVRDASSVSQEWRDFFESLHGRLSQDKGAQETRQQDGRYDDRMLRASMGAVLFIQAMRGRGHYLADLDPLGRRERRHLDDLDPSHYGLDAHDDKTDVYVGGFLGCHVMTPHRLVSCLRRIYGGHIAVEYAHVDDKEQRLWLRDSMEQGVDFSLSREESLLALKKVNEGELFERFLHRAYTGTKRFSLEGGESLLVALEFLLKSACDVGTKDVVLGMAHRGRLNVLSHIMETPYETMFYHFSVNEQSGEGLEGEGDVKYHMGASADRVFAGKEIHVSLAANPSHLEVINPVVLGKVRAKQWRYHQRDDGALDRSLVLGVLVHGDAAFAGQGIVTETLDLSDLKGYRTGGTVHIIVNNQIGFTTSPVDARSSPYCSDHGKSIAIPIIHVNGDDVVQVVRAMKIASDYRYRFQRDVIVDMYCYRRHGHSEVDEPSFTQPLMYQAIRRHKTVRDIFAEELVSSGVITADDDKALQDTLRRRMQEAQSSPATKKAPRPDWMEGRWKGRSPSKALFNEDGAPLTHKELKGLAATLCSYPRDFHIHPKLKTLLSSRLRAVASGKGIDWATGELLAFASLLKQGTGLRLSGQDSARGTFGQRHAVLIDQKDGRSYMALAHVGARDTPCEILNSPLSEAGVLGFEYGYSLAEPHTLVIWEAQFGDFANGAQVMLDQFITASEQKWLRMSGLVLLLPHGYEGQGPDHSSARLERYLQACAQTNMVVANCTTPANYYHLLRRQMRRPFRRPLVIMAPKSLLRHKACVSSIADFESKDGYKRVLPELSLTTPSSVRHIVLCSGRVYYDVIERRDTQKINDVAVLRVEQLYPFPALDIEGYLRAYPHVPLIWCQEEPENMGAWSYIAPRLRELTWVRQMKDKTGTDNIFYVGRKRSAVTATGMMFRHKRELESLLHQVFHGPFGKQEEQRNRVAPPERVSEHTPAQTLPSPAPSPVSCEAQGDKQGRTRKTNASPMPAKRMMEGVSP